A single Nitrosospira multiformis ATCC 25196 DNA region contains:
- the gcvT gene encoding glycine cleavage system aminomethyltransferase GcvT, with protein MKTTPLNQTHRDMNAKMVDFGGWDMPLHYGSQLDEHHKVRSDAGMFDVSHMLAVDIEGESARAFLRQLVANNIDKLTQLGKALYSCMLNPDGGVIDDLIIYFLTESHFRMVVNAGTADKDMAWMLSQRDRIAPGLEITPRRDLAMIAVQGPNARAKVWQVLPGSQTDTENLKLFQAAFFDKYFIARTGYTGEDGFEITLPAADATNFWNKLHAAGVAPAGLGARDTLRLEAGMNLYGQDMDETINPLEAGLGWTVDLKSDRDFIGKQALLDRPVTQQLTGLVLLDRGVLRSHQKVVTQNDGGEGEITSGGFSPTLNQSIALARLPLDVSPGDEVQVVVRDKRLKAKVVKYPFVRNGKILV; from the coding sequence GTGAAAACAACTCCTCTAAATCAAACCCACCGCGATATGAACGCCAAGATGGTGGATTTTGGCGGCTGGGACATGCCCCTGCATTACGGTTCGCAGCTTGATGAGCACCACAAGGTGCGCAGCGATGCGGGCATGTTCGATGTGTCCCATATGCTCGCCGTCGACATCGAGGGAGAGAGCGCGCGCGCGTTCCTGCGGCAACTGGTTGCCAACAATATAGACAAACTGACGCAGCTAGGCAAGGCGCTTTACTCCTGCATGCTCAACCCCGACGGCGGAGTAATAGATGATCTTATCATCTATTTTCTGACGGAATCGCATTTCCGGATGGTGGTCAATGCAGGGACCGCCGATAAGGATATGGCATGGATGCTTTCGCAACGCGACCGTATTGCCCCCGGTCTTGAAATCACGCCCCGCAGGGATCTAGCGATGATCGCAGTGCAAGGCCCCAACGCCCGCGCCAAGGTGTGGCAGGTACTTCCGGGCTCTCAGACGGACACGGAGAATCTGAAGCTGTTCCAGGCAGCCTTTTTTGACAAGTACTTTATCGCCCGCACAGGTTACACCGGAGAAGACGGTTTCGAGATTACGCTTCCCGCAGCCGATGCCACGAATTTCTGGAATAAACTTCACGCCGCGGGAGTGGCCCCCGCCGGCTTGGGGGCAAGAGATACGCTCCGGCTCGAAGCGGGCATGAACCTTTACGGGCAGGATATGGATGAAACCATCAACCCCCTGGAAGCGGGGCTGGGCTGGACGGTGGATTTGAAGAGCGATCGCGACTTCATCGGGAAGCAGGCGCTTCTGGACAGGCCCGTCACCCAGCAACTGACTGGGCTGGTGTTGTTGGATCGCGGAGTATTGCGCAGCCATCAGAAGGTGGTTACACAAAACGACGGGGGCGAGGGTGAAATTACCAGCGGAGGCTTCTCGCCCACACTCAATCAGTCTATTGCTCTGGCGCGCCTGCCTCTGGACGTCTCTCCCGGAGACGAAGTTCAGGTCGTTGTTCGGGATAAACGGCTGAAAGCGAAGGTCGTGAAATATCCTTTCGTCCGCAATGGCAAGATTCTCGTTTGA
- a CDS encoding AAA family ATPase, producing MYLDHFGLSRQPFSQSPAIDRNCFYEGGGRGATLDALIYVLTHGEGEEGMITLTGESGSGKTVLCQALIKWLSDSMRVIYSAKKNPSQEALLNSIMDELKFQSEKEGLLLPPSPTDGDELQEILAAVQAGDRQVVLLIDEAHTLPAETLEALGLLYERASSHHKLLQIVLVGEPGLERTLASQQLTKIRKAIRHQYVLQLLDREAAREYLLYRMSTIAGYEGPDIFSPAALRLIDVAAGGLLRQLNVIADKSLMAAFLAQASSVEAVHVRKVITDLGLKPPLDWRDKRNRPNFVGHLIAGAGATSCAAVVIVLGVAGWQASHPQPAGIGNTSASLPFEAAAPSTLSAPTVTISPTTIATTRSNVLANTPSSSSISAATSLPSSGSNKESGGKMTSASTTPGKIATDKAGTDKANKETAARIGTDKTLPGSGKAAATGAAPQSGLAAEGQPAGDAANTIAGVDLAGYRLLKQRVEATLGAFSKADRNLYTIVLYTTSNAQPDRIERFLARARALVELSNVYVYPLSRNRSGFIVTYGLYPDEYEASMAVAGLPEKYQTAFDPELRTLGELK from the coding sequence ATGTATCTTGATCATTTCGGTTTATCCAGGCAGCCATTTTCTCAATCGCCAGCCATTGATCGTAACTGTTTCTATGAAGGAGGAGGGCGGGGCGCAACTCTGGATGCCCTTATTTATGTATTGACGCACGGCGAAGGCGAAGAGGGCATGATTACTCTCACCGGCGAATCGGGTAGCGGCAAAACCGTGCTATGCCAGGCGTTGATTAAATGGCTGTCCGACAGCATGCGGGTTATTTATTCTGCAAAGAAAAACCCGTCGCAGGAAGCTTTACTGAATTCCATAATGGACGAATTGAAGTTTCAATCGGAGAAAGAAGGTCTGCTTCTTCCACCCTCGCCAACTGATGGCGATGAACTGCAGGAGATTCTTGCCGCCGTGCAGGCGGGCGACAGGCAAGTCGTGTTGCTGATAGATGAGGCGCATACTCTGCCGGCAGAAACGCTGGAAGCGCTGGGGCTGTTATACGAGCGGGCATCGTCCCACCATAAATTGTTGCAGATCGTTCTGGTGGGTGAGCCGGGGCTGGAACGCACCCTGGCTTCACAGCAGCTTACCAAAATCAGAAAAGCAATTCGCCATCAGTATGTTTTGCAGCTACTGGATCGCGAAGCCGCCCGCGAATATCTGCTCTACCGGATGAGCACGATCGCAGGTTATGAAGGGCCCGACATTTTTTCACCCGCTGCGCTGCGGTTGATCGACGTTGCCGCCGGCGGATTGTTGCGCCAGCTGAATGTGATCGCCGACAAGTCGCTGATGGCAGCGTTTCTGGCGCAAGCTTCGAGCGTGGAGGCGGTTCATGTCAGAAAAGTGATAACCGATCTCGGGCTCAAACCCCCTCTCGATTGGAGGGACAAGCGCAATCGTCCCAATTTCGTGGGACATCTTATAGCCGGAGCGGGTGCCACATCCTGTGCGGCAGTCGTAATAGTGCTGGGTGTCGCGGGTTGGCAAGCCTCGCATCCTCAACCGGCAGGCATCGGCAACACCTCTGCTTCCTTGCCGTTTGAAGCGGCGGCGCCGTCAACATTGTCTGCCCCCACTGTCACGATTTCTCCCACAACGATCGCGACCACTCGCTCAAACGTTCTCGCAAACACTCCATCTTCTTCTTCCATTTCCGCCGCCACTTCGCTTCCTTCCAGCGGGAGTAACAAGGAGTCCGGGGGAAAGATGACATCTGCCAGCACCACCCCCGGCAAGATTGCTACGGATAAGGCCGGTACGGACAAGGCAAATAAGGAAACTGCCGCCAGGATCGGAACTGATAAAACGCTTCCCGGAAGCGGAAAGGCCGCGGCGACAGGCGCGGCTCCACAAAGCGGGCTTGCTGCCGAAGGTCAGCCCGCCGGAGATGCAGCAAACACTATTGCAGGAGTCGATCTGGCGGGGTACAGGCTGCTGAAGCAACGGGTTGAGGCGACCCTCGGAGCTTTCTCCAAGGCGGACCGGAATCTGTACACTATCGTGCTGTACACCACCAGCAATGCCCAGCCTGATCGCATAGAGCGCTTTCTGGCGCGCGCCCGCGCGCTGGTCGAATTGTCGAATGTTTATGTTTACCCCCTTTCCAGGAACAGGAGCGGGTTTATTGTCACCTATGGCCTTTACCCGGACGAGTATGAAGCGAGCATGGCGGTGGCTGGGCTTCCCGAGAAATACCAGACCGCTTTCGATCCGGAATTGCGTACCCTGGGTGAACTGAAATAA
- the gshB gene encoding glutathione synthase: protein MRFAFVLDHLDSIKTRKDSSVAIMREAAARGHTLFSMQQGDLAWQRGNTVGFARPLELTGEDSQGRLWYRVDEPEEIPLQEFDAVLMRKDPPFDMEYIYSTYLLELAETRGAHVINSARAIRDHNEKLAVAKFSEYAVETLVTRSESLLRHFLAEHDDIILKPLDGMGGASVFRVHREDHNIGVIIETLTHYGTKTIMAQRYIHEITDGDKRILLIAGEPVPYTLARIPKPGEFRGNLNVGATGIAQPLSPRDREIAEALGPVLFNEGLMLVGLDVIGDYLTEINVTSPTGMREISDQTGFNVAAMMVDALEMMPR from the coding sequence ATGAGATTTGCCTTTGTTCTTGATCACCTCGATTCAATCAAAACGCGCAAGGATTCGAGCGTGGCCATCATGCGCGAGGCGGCAGCAAGGGGCCACACTTTATTCTCCATGCAACAGGGAGATCTCGCCTGGCAGCGAGGGAATACGGTCGGTTTCGCGCGCCCGCTCGAATTGACCGGGGAGGACTCTCAGGGACGGCTGTGGTACCGGGTGGATGAGCCGGAAGAAATACCGCTCCAGGAATTCGATGCCGTACTGATGCGCAAGGATCCGCCATTTGATATGGAGTATATCTACAGCACTTACTTGCTGGAACTGGCTGAAACGCGCGGTGCGCATGTCATCAACAGCGCGCGCGCAATCCGTGACCATAACGAGAAGCTTGCGGTGGCCAAGTTTTCCGAATATGCCGTGGAAACGCTGGTAACGCGAAGCGAAAGCCTGCTTCGCCATTTTCTTGCGGAGCACGATGACATCATTCTCAAGCCGCTTGACGGCATGGGGGGTGCAAGCGTGTTTCGTGTTCACCGGGAGGATCACAATATCGGGGTGATAATAGAAACATTGACGCACTACGGTACAAAGACCATCATGGCTCAACGGTATATCCACGAAATCACCGATGGAGACAAGCGCATCCTGTTGATCGCGGGCGAGCCCGTCCCTTATACACTTGCCCGTATCCCGAAGCCCGGAGAATTCCGGGGTAATCTGAATGTGGGGGCTACCGGCATCGCTCAGCCACTCAGCCCGCGGGATCGTGAGATTGCCGAAGCACTTGGTCCCGTGTTGTTCAATGAAGGTTTGATGCTGGTGGGACTGGATGTCATCGGGGATTATCTTACCGAGATCAATGTCACCAGTCCTACGGGTATGAGGGAAATTTCAGACCAGACCGGCTTCAATGTGGCTGCAATGATGGTGGACGCCCTCGAAATGATGCCGCGTTGA
- the gshA gene encoding glutamate--cysteine ligase, with translation MPTPHLDTALSGPILDLERCILNAMPSIEQWLRNEWQTHAAPFYCSVDLRNSGFKLAPVDTNLFPGGFNNLNREFMPLCVQAMMAAIDKICTGARSVLLIPESHTRNIFYLQNLAALHAIMRHAGIHVRIGTLLPEITAPTALDLPGGNKLTLEPIQRKGNRVVLEDFDPCVVLLNNDLSTGTPAVLQNLEQTVIPPLHAGWTSRRKSHHFTAYDNVSQQFASLIGIDPWLINPYFASCGKINFREKKGEDCVANTVDEILHQIREKYAEYGVRKDPFVIVKADAGTYGMGIMTVKDGAQVRTLSRKQRNKMAVVKEGLEVTDIMVQEGVYTFENVDDAVAEPVIYMIDRYVVGGFYRVHTERGVDENLNAPGMHFVPLAFEDTCLLPDREAQPGCSANRFYAYGVIARLALLAAAQELEKSEARIEAIMA, from the coding sequence ATGCCTACGCCCCACCTTGATACTGCCTTGAGCGGCCCCATTCTTGATCTTGAAAGATGCATCCTCAATGCCATGCCTTCGATCGAGCAATGGTTGCGCAATGAATGGCAGACGCATGCTGCGCCTTTTTACTGCTCCGTGGATTTGCGCAATAGCGGGTTCAAGCTGGCGCCCGTCGATACCAACCTGTTTCCAGGCGGCTTCAATAATCTAAACCGCGAATTCATGCCCTTGTGCGTCCAGGCGATGATGGCGGCAATCGATAAAATCTGTACCGGCGCGCGCAGCGTACTGCTGATTCCGGAAAGCCACACGCGCAATATTTTTTATTTGCAAAATCTGGCGGCCTTGCACGCAATCATGCGGCATGCCGGCATTCATGTCCGTATCGGAACGCTGCTCCCTGAGATCACCGCACCCACTGCGCTCGACCTGCCCGGTGGAAACAAGCTCACGCTCGAACCCATTCAGCGGAAGGGCAATCGGGTCGTTCTGGAAGATTTCGATCCTTGCGTCGTGCTTCTCAATAACGACCTTTCCACCGGCACCCCGGCCGTCCTGCAGAATCTCGAGCAGACGGTCATTCCTCCCCTGCATGCGGGATGGACCAGCCGGCGGAAATCCCATCATTTCACTGCCTATGATAACGTTTCGCAGCAGTTTGCGAGCCTGATCGGTATTGACCCGTGGCTTATCAATCCTTATTTCGCTTCCTGCGGAAAAATCAATTTTCGCGAGAAAAAGGGTGAAGACTGCGTGGCCAATACGGTGGATGAAATCCTGCACCAGATCCGGGAGAAATATGCCGAGTATGGAGTCAGGAAAGATCCCTTCGTGATCGTAAAGGCCGACGCCGGTACGTACGGAATGGGGATAATGACTGTAAAAGATGGCGCGCAAGTACGTACACTCAGCCGGAAACAGCGCAACAAGATGGCGGTCGTAAAAGAAGGATTGGAGGTGACCGACATCATGGTGCAGGAAGGGGTTTATACGTTTGAGAATGTCGACGATGCGGTGGCGGAGCCCGTCATCTATATGATCGATCGCTATGTCGTCGGTGGTTTCTACCGGGTGCATACCGAGCGGGGCGTTGACGAGAATCTCAACGCCCCCGGTATGCATTTTGTACCCCTGGCATTCGAAGATACCTGTCTGCTACCGGATCGGGAAGCGCAGCCGGGTTGCAGCGCCAACCGGTTTTATGCTTATGGCGTCATAGCCAGGCTCGCTTTACTGGCGGCTGCACAAGAACTGGAAAAAAGTGAGGCGAGAATCGAAGCGATCATGGCTTAG
- the gcvPA gene encoding aminomethyl-transferring glycine dehydrogenase subunit GcvPA produces MPFIPHTEEDIQAMLASIGANSIDELFDEIPPALKTGSLKRVPPGLSEMEISRLMLERAEQDGRYLNFIGAGAYEHHIPAAVWQIATRGEFYSSYTPYQAEASQGTLQLLYEYQTMMASLTGMDVSNASMYDGASALAEAALMAVRSHRTSRRILIPQTVHPVYRSVVRAIVKNQGIEVVEVPYDKLSGQTSLDGLKNFGSEEFAALVIPQPNFFGVLEDVDTLTDWAQSRDAFAIAVVNPMALAMLTPPGEWGEKGADIAVGEGQPLGIPLSSGGPYFGFMACKQPLVRQMPGRIIGRTTDQEGSDGFVLTLQAREQHIRRSKATSNICTNQGLMVTAATIYLALLGPEGLRRTAAQSHANTAALLEKLEKLKGVKRVFSGPVFHEAVISLPRPSASVLQALEARRILGGLNLKEYYPELGDAVLVCATETKTSGDMENYVTQLGEVIRNS; encoded by the coding sequence ATGCCGTTCATTCCACATACTGAAGAAGATATACAAGCCATGCTCGCGAGCATTGGCGCAAACAGCATTGATGAGCTGTTCGATGAAATTCCACCCGCGCTGAAGACCGGAAGCCTGAAGCGGGTGCCGCCCGGCTTGAGCGAAATGGAAATATCGCGTTTGATGCTGGAGCGCGCCGAGCAGGATGGACGCTACCTGAATTTCATCGGTGCGGGTGCTTATGAGCACCATATTCCGGCGGCTGTCTGGCAGATTGCCACGCGGGGGGAATTCTACTCCTCCTATACGCCTTATCAGGCGGAGGCCAGCCAGGGCACCCTGCAATTGCTCTATGAGTACCAGACCATGATGGCGTCGCTGACGGGAATGGATGTTTCCAACGCCAGCATGTACGACGGTGCCTCGGCCCTGGCGGAAGCCGCCCTGATGGCGGTGCGTTCGCATCGGACCTCGCGCCGGATTTTGATCCCGCAGACCGTGCATCCCGTCTATCGCAGTGTGGTACGCGCCATTGTCAAAAACCAGGGAATTGAGGTGGTGGAGGTTCCCTACGACAAACTTTCCGGGCAGACTTCGCTGGACGGGCTGAAAAACTTTGGCAGCGAAGAATTCGCAGCGCTCGTGATTCCCCAGCCGAACTTTTTCGGCGTGCTTGAGGATGTCGATACGCTGACCGACTGGGCTCAGAGCAGAGATGCTTTTGCCATCGCCGTCGTGAATCCCATGGCACTGGCAATGCTGACTCCACCCGGCGAGTGGGGCGAGAAAGGGGCAGACATTGCCGTCGGTGAAGGGCAGCCATTGGGCATTCCCTTGTCCAGTGGAGGACCGTATTTCGGTTTTATGGCCTGCAAACAGCCCCTGGTGCGCCAGATGCCCGGCCGCATTATCGGTCGCACGACGGATCAGGAAGGTAGCGATGGCTTCGTTCTTACGCTCCAGGCGCGGGAACAGCACATCCGGCGATCCAAGGCCACCTCCAATATTTGTACCAATCAGGGACTCATGGTTACGGCCGCAACCATCTACCTGGCCTTGCTGGGCCCGGAAGGCTTGCGCCGGACTGCTGCCCAGTCGCATGCAAATACGGCAGCATTACTGGAAAAACTGGAAAAGCTGAAGGGCGTGAAAAGAGTATTCAGCGGGCCCGTGTTCCATGAAGCGGTTATCTCCCTGCCTCGTCCCTCTGCCAGTGTATTGCAGGCACTCGAAGCCCGACGGATATTGGGTGGACTCAATCTCAAGGAGTACTATCCGGAACTTGGAGATGCCGTGCTGGTGTGCGCAACCGAAACGAAAACGTCCGGGGACATGGAAAATTATGTCACGCAACTGGGCGAAGTCATCAGGAATTCATAG
- a CDS encoding lysophospholipid acyltransferase family protein, giving the protein MPNVTTSLTASPLTRAVRWTRLLLHIASGLIQSAIYPHVGQRTQRRMAQKWSVRLLSILGVRVRHQGILPAAGTQRVMLAANHVSWLDVYSIISVCPARFVAKSEIRGWPLFGWLSNNVGTLFIERTKRRDTARINDHISEALNNGDRVAVFPEGGTSDGTVLHHFHASLLQPAVTVSAMLHPVAIRYTDTAGNISKAAAYFRISLLESVRQVLSQPHIDVELVFTEAIDSHGKNRRELARSAEHAIANALSLPLPHTPSGKPSDPPDEQP; this is encoded by the coding sequence ATGCCCAACGTTACAACCAGTCTCACCGCCAGCCCGCTGACAAGAGCAGTACGCTGGACTCGTCTTCTGCTTCACATCGCTTCCGGATTGATTCAATCCGCGATCTATCCGCATGTCGGTCAAAGGACCCAGAGACGCATGGCGCAAAAATGGTCAGTGCGGCTTCTTTCAATTCTGGGAGTCAGGGTGCGCCATCAAGGAATATTGCCTGCCGCGGGAACCCAGCGCGTAATGCTGGCGGCTAATCATGTATCCTGGCTGGACGTGTATTCGATTATCAGCGTATGCCCCGCCCGGTTTGTCGCAAAATCTGAAATCCGGGGCTGGCCCCTGTTTGGTTGGCTGAGCAATAATGTGGGCACCTTGTTCATCGAGCGCACGAAGCGCAGAGACACGGCCAGAATAAACGACCACATTTCAGAGGCGCTCAACAACGGCGACCGGGTAGCGGTATTTCCCGAGGGCGGTACCAGCGATGGCACCGTACTCCATCATTTCCATGCCTCGTTGCTGCAACCCGCCGTGACCGTGTCGGCGATGCTGCATCCGGTGGCAATCCGCTACACCGACACGGCGGGTAACATCAGCAAGGCTGCGGCATACTTTCGTATCTCATTACTTGAATCGGTAAGACAAGTATTGAGCCAGCCACATATCGATGTCGAACTCGTCTTTACGGAGGCGATCGATAGTCATGGGAAAAATCGCCGCGAGCTTGCAAGAAGCGCGGAGCACGCTATTGCCAATGCCTTGTCGCTCCCCCTGCCCCACACTCCGTCTGGAAAACCTTCCGATCCTCCAGACGAACAGCCGTAA
- the tpx gene encoding thiol peroxidase — MVTLAGNPIKVEGTFPKVGDKAPDFSLVNRDLKDVTLADFAGKKKVLNIVPSLDTPVCAMSTRKFNEQASNMENTVVLIIAADLPFAMSRFCDMEGLDKVVPLSTMRGAEFMKNYGVAITDSPLAGITARAVVVLDENDKVTHAQLVPEIKEEPDYEAALKALES, encoded by the coding sequence ATGGTTACCCTAGCCGGCAATCCCATCAAAGTTGAAGGCACCTTCCCCAAGGTAGGCGACAAGGCACCCGATTTCTCTCTGGTAAACAGGGATTTGAAAGATGTCACCCTGGCCGATTTTGCGGGCAAGAAAAAAGTGCTCAACATTGTTCCCAGCCTTGATACCCCGGTCTGCGCCATGTCCACCCGCAAGTTCAACGAGCAGGCCAGCAATATGGAAAACACGGTGGTGTTGATCATTGCTGCCGATCTGCCCTTCGCAATGAGCCGCTTTTGCGACATGGAAGGACTCGACAAGGTGGTACCGCTTTCCACGATGCGCGGGGCGGAATTCATGAAAAACTACGGGGTGGCGATTACGGACAGTCCTCTTGCGGGGATCACGGCCCGGGCTGTCGTGGTCCTGGATGAAAACGACAAGGTCACCCATGCGCAACTTGTCCCGGAAATCAAGGAAGAGCCGGATTATGAGGCGGCGCTGAAGGCACTGGAATCCTGA
- the gcvPB gene encoding aminomethyl-transferring glycine dehydrogenase subunit GcvPB, with product MEPMLIFEHSRPGRRNYSQSPKAAEATDIPEKLLRKTLPLLPEVSEMDAVRHYTRLSQKNFSIDTHFYPLGSCTMKYNPRACNSLAMLPQFLARHPRSPESTGQGFLACMYELQEILKDVTGMAGVSLTPMAGAQGELIGIAMIRAYHESRGDTARTEIIVPDAAHGTNPATAVMCGYKVVEIATDKEGNVDMAALKAAVGPKTAGLMLTNPSTLGVFEENVAEMSRIVHQAGGLLYYDGANLNAILGKVKPGDMGFDVIHINLHKTFSTPHGGGGPGSAPVGVAPRLLPFMPVPIVAFENGTYRWQTEKDIPQSIGRLSAHMGNAGVLLRAYVYVRLLGAEGMHRVAEFAALNANYLMAELRKAGFEIAYPNRRASHEFIVTLKDLKEKTGVTAMNLAKRLLDKGYHAPTTYFPLLVPECLLIEPAETESKETLDAFVTAMKEILEETRTQPDLVKSAPHTTPVRRLDDVKAARELDLAWKAPTRNITRTETLTPIPTVSVA from the coding sequence ATTGAACCCATGCTGATATTTGAACATTCTCGCCCTGGCCGGCGCAATTATTCCCAATCTCCGAAAGCTGCGGAAGCAACGGATATTCCGGAGAAGCTGTTGCGCAAGACCCTGCCGCTGCTGCCTGAAGTGTCGGAGATGGACGCAGTGCGCCACTACACCCGGCTGTCGCAAAAGAATTTTTCGATAGACACGCATTTTTATCCGTTGGGTTCCTGCACGATGAAGTACAACCCAAGGGCGTGCAACTCCCTCGCGATGCTGCCCCAGTTTCTGGCGCGCCATCCCAGATCGCCGGAAAGCACCGGCCAGGGATTTCTTGCGTGCATGTACGAGCTGCAGGAAATTCTGAAAGATGTAACCGGTATGGCCGGGGTAAGCCTTACGCCCATGGCGGGAGCACAGGGCGAGCTGATCGGCATCGCAATGATACGCGCCTATCACGAGTCGCGGGGGGACACGGCCCGAACCGAAATCATCGTTCCCGATGCGGCGCATGGCACCAACCCTGCTACAGCGGTCATGTGCGGCTACAAAGTCGTCGAGATCGCCACCGACAAGGAAGGTAATGTGGACATGGCTGCCCTGAAAGCCGCGGTCGGCCCGAAAACGGCTGGGCTGATGCTGACCAATCCTTCCACGCTCGGTGTATTTGAAGAGAACGTCGCCGAGATGAGCAGGATTGTCCACCAGGCAGGCGGATTGCTCTATTACGATGGCGCAAACCTGAACGCCATACTTGGTAAGGTCAAGCCAGGCGACATGGGCTTTGACGTCATTCACATCAATCTTCACAAGACGTTTTCCACTCCGCACGGCGGTGGAGGCCCGGGCTCGGCCCCGGTGGGCGTCGCACCGAGGCTGTTGCCGTTTATGCCTGTACCTATAGTGGCATTTGAAAACGGAACCTATCGCTGGCAGACGGAGAAGGATATACCGCAATCGATCGGAAGGCTTTCGGCGCACATGGGTAACGCAGGCGTTCTGTTGCGCGCCTATGTGTACGTGCGTCTGCTGGGGGCGGAAGGCATGCATCGAGTGGCCGAGTTTGCGGCGCTTAACGCCAACTACCTGATGGCTGAACTGCGAAAGGCGGGTTTCGAGATCGCCTATCCCAACCGCAGGGCCAGTCATGAATTTATCGTTACCCTGAAGGACCTGAAGGAAAAAACTGGCGTCACCGCGATGAATCTCGCCAAGCGTCTGCTGGATAAGGGTTACCATGCTCCAACGACCTATTTTCCGCTCCTCGTGCCGGAATGCCTGCTGATTGAACCCGCTGAAACCGAATCAAAGGAGACGCTGGACGCCTTCGTAACAGCAATGAAGGAAATCCTGGAGGAAACCCGTACGCAGCCGGACCTGGTGAAAAGCGCGCCTCATACCACGCCCGTCCGCCGGCTGGATGACGTAAAGGCCGCACGCGAGCTGGATCTGGCCTGGAAAGCACCCACGCGCAACATAACCAGGACTGAAACCCTCACCCCGATCCCAACCGTAAGCGTAGCTTAA
- a CDS encoding carbohydrate kinase family protein has protein sequence MHTLICGSIAYDTIMVFGDHFRNHILPEKIHILNVAFLVPDMRREFGGCAGNIAYNLQMMGGSPLIMATVGDDYEPYAKRLSDLNLVQTHIRHIQGSFTAQAFITTDLADNQITAFHPGAMNSSHENHIAAAENVSLGIVAPDGRDGMLQHAREFHEAGIPFMFDPGQGLPMFNGEELLDFIRKADYVAANDYEAQLLQERTGLTLEALAKLVKGLIVTKGAQGSTVYADGQQIEIPCVKPDRVADPTGCGDAYRAGLLYGIAKGMDWQSAGRLGSLMGALKIGQRGGQNHRFSRDEIDQRYYEVFGNRIL, from the coding sequence ATGCATACACTCATTTGCGGCTCCATCGCCTATGACACCATTATGGTTTTCGGCGATCATTTCAGGAACCATATCCTGCCGGAGAAAATTCACATACTGAACGTTGCTTTCCTGGTACCGGATATGCGCAGGGAATTTGGCGGCTGTGCCGGCAATATTGCCTACAATTTACAGATGATGGGAGGCTCCCCCCTCATTATGGCGACGGTGGGGGATGACTATGAGCCATATGCGAAACGCCTTTCAGATCTGAATCTGGTGCAAACACATATACGGCACATCCAAGGCTCGTTCACTGCCCAGGCGTTCATCACTACGGATCTGGCCGACAACCAGATAACCGCTTTTCATCCGGGAGCAATGAACAGTTCGCATGAAAATCACATCGCTGCTGCGGAAAACGTGAGCCTCGGCATTGTAGCGCCCGATGGGCGCGACGGCATGTTGCAGCATGCGCGCGAATTTCATGAAGCAGGTATTCCCTTCATGTTCGACCCGGGCCAGGGGCTGCCCATGTTCAATGGCGAAGAGTTGCTCGATTTCATCCGCAAGGCGGACTATGTCGCCGCCAACGATTATGAGGCGCAGTTGCTGCAGGAACGAACCGGTCTTACGCTGGAGGCGCTGGCGAAACTTGTAAAGGGATTGATTGTCACAAAGGGGGCACAAGGATCGACGGTTTATGCGGATGGTCAACAGATCGAGATTCCGTGCGTTAAGCCGGACAGGGTGGCTGATCCCACGGGGTGTGGCGATGCATATCGGGCAGGCTTGCTTTATGGAATTGCCAAGGGAATGGATTGGCAAAGCGCCGGACGCCTCGGTTCGCTCATGGGGGCACTGAAAATCGGCCAGCGTGGTGGACAGAACCACCGCTTCAGCCGGGATGAGATCGACCAGCGCTACTATGAGGTTTTCGGAAACCGCATTCTATAG
- the gcvH gene encoding glycine cleavage system protein GcvH, protein MSIPNDLKYTKSHEWVRLEDDGTATIGITQHAQELLGDMVFVETPAVGRQLKQGDECAVVESVKAAADVYAPITGEVTAANPELASAPEKINQDAYAAWLFRLKPANTADLEKLLDSAGYQKLLESEDH, encoded by the coding sequence ATGAGTATTCCGAATGATCTGAAATACACGAAATCCCATGAATGGGTGCGTCTCGAAGATGACGGCACGGCAACTATCGGTATTACCCAGCATGCTCAGGAGTTGCTCGGGGACATGGTATTCGTTGAAACCCCCGCAGTGGGCCGCCAGCTCAAGCAAGGGGATGAATGTGCCGTAGTTGAATCGGTAAAGGCGGCAGCCGATGTTTACGCGCCGATTACGGGAGAAGTCACCGCCGCTAATCCGGAACTCGCCTCCGCTCCGGAAAAAATCAACCAGGACGCGTATGCGGCCTGGCTTTTCAGACTGAAACCGGCAAACACCGCTGATCTGGAAAAATTGCTCGATTCTGCCGGATACCAGAAACTGCTCGAAAGCGAAGACCATTAA